The Platichthys flesus chromosome 10, fPlaFle2.1, whole genome shotgun sequence genome includes a window with the following:
- the mgaa gene encoding MAX dimerization protein MGA a isoform X4, with protein MANGSLSLALSGYCLESSNRWLISATSSHFDVWDLFMAREKKKKGMVLHQEGEPTSATAPAGNHPSACLVVPKLGEASEGEMERSTHVTSEEADGIEANMYPSKEGVGTPAVKYPTSLNPHPDNLSPDIICKGIRVTLDNNSMWNEFFRCKTEMILTKQGSRMFPYCRFRISGLQPSKKYCLVMDIQPLDNSRYKWTGKSWQVAGKAEGQVKSKPFAHPESPSAGQHWMQNPVSFYKLKLTNNISEQEGNTILHPMHRYSPRLHVVQTDKAAKDIKLNAPCVVTFSFPQTEFMAVTAYQNSRFAQLKVDYNPFAKGLKEDGSSSLGLKLKLNSGKDLNKAGGTTTTEHRPVKESLKCLLANHKPRSSKAMDSKLPVSSDLQNSTTSGDRSAAQAPEESLCSSSQPSQKLFSELIREAHVSLQRCNLDQLDTNHSTCQRAELTNTKTTALESKREDVSKKDQTPSETLCVKNCETGLLSKRKFKQDRHNLNLHHCKDNASSDYSEVTKVVTVPVVSQKTSVDSNHKPTPSFPSEVNIKQHKRPAPLPLPALALFLKQHLTKSKKSKNSPGPTPPVLSSKSQTSAEDSTCVLPDHASNANVPLKDLTGNITKFNNHASGQAIADIHPPGKAVKAAFQSSSPSCLDAVGNVEPREPRADGHLASISVFENPGSNMAVPDDSPVQPNSDKQMCTHGTFSSSICSTLATSSASPVLSPPLDTMLIALNSPQTPPFTECSTLPSDSPTIKADSLLPDPECSPFGFKPLSAATSPEPLAPLPASLAFDLNSTTSETTLRAAPPEELSLNVYSTPTLLKWHTVLPTHEPYIDPSYTTFQSTSQPLSLGSISSPLLPSSTPTHTEPQTLETSTSMALDDPTLSFQQNEQLLPFPGELSPLALQLPLSPTFYSLDGDGLSPTPSIADLVHFFSNDDDLGMGVEFSNSEAVAATCPPPTIVEAIAHEPSQILQPCPAKKPCKSKKRSCQRKLADMDMDQKADNATYTSMKPNLEEVEEQLFISFTSKEALKLHIADSPEETATQPSHNQTTPEGHLPPPANTTENVNDDGTTCRSPAESLEKISSCEKILLTDLKMMKHKQVIHPVLQEVGLKMNLLDPSLAIDLQYLGVYLPISPGASQEPVTLELPPSQAFVSRTGKTTDITQIKGWREKFTASEAPPTPSSATPEAGPSSDPPKKNLSAFCSDMLDEYLENEGKLIDERAASFSQPVVGPVVYELPARSTSYVRTLDSVLKKHTASSPTSDLISGFIPPSKRSKPSLKETKTSSKERKHKGPKMIKLRPEPAAASVSTPEPSPAEPNLDPKQPPVPTSAAPPLSEPTTAVTEPHKSKKHQKRKLSFNRSELSTLSPRTPTSTRRRKLKPKSLCQTLSPPGTTAHLPHVSEDLAPLESDSELGAGADQGNEDSRPVMTRALFRQKDLEDGVVWEGRPRTSITIERAAIALTSLFTLMGFVRENPTAPVQLVRRRVPPCLNDFCRLGCICSSLSHCSRISHCGRPCCMFGCSCLKQKVVLLKNLDGSDSSPSPKGKRRRRRRRRMKMAYILKEADSVSQPAERVRILWRKDARDSDPDPTSVPDFASVLRSSESSDNSSCARVRGYIGKRKSWKQTDTKKIMKPKSVQLKDVKQRDLPLMEAKTSAPSPPAAAQPVSPVRPQSPPPEPAPKPSKRLIIIAECKWAIDTDRNYVLKRLCEAMAQDRLDQPFWLQKYFIRPTSQNVEESGRGCCTQYIVHITRPTEDGEKPAAPPKPLRLGNQRTDKPQLQEESHLRQVSGGAEHLEAWQWEITEEEKPPEDWQQELEEGEVQEAKPPEDWQQEITEEEKPPEDWQQEITEEEKPPEDWQQEITEEEKPPEDWQQEITEEEKPPEDWQQEITEEEKPPEDWQQEIREEEKPPEDWQQELEEGEVQEEKGSTLMDNWSKRSGGGTKRKEKKEMVSLALPFLTGISPAGFLSARRRQPGGADHLVQVNGKLYPLAKIQLGKMGALHPANRLAAYLTGRVGSSRKQLGSSSSSSQSSKPPQTQSSDPTPPTNLLASSNIIAADYTPPQTQPSITAATAPPSSTVLDQSAGAPEGARAGAVAVRLNQNPAAGAVSVSPVASGPGVKGLLPIGQRMVLQHVHTAADGRQYYRLPDGKLVQLLPISKPRAVTTAPLVPRGCAPPSFLPPATDLPVEIQPQTSLLSSPSPLSGLRSFSGPPCPTPLGPGTGFLSQKTKCTFKILPTNSKKEKIFISCPELPTRVVTTPSTSLQSSSHPPAPLLSPLSLKLSKGQGVELNSKTVKVSADSVIAGGLSAFQKPTTSQTSTISLTPPPASGSEVTPLPPSHPIAEPELASDLVDLDIICVDNEMGLITTETSEVVDLAGSSSGETENSSDFGDEDNQRKVHNLLERRRRVKMRQMFRVLRKEVGLTDDRTSKISTLNKAEQLIQELRWTEAHLTEKKRRLMKRRDRFLSTIAPTGNNIDNDIIFISSNVQLPTLPVPPTTAQSSTKPVPLPAPAPVPVQTPVPVPLPVAASVQTPVPVPVPLPVAASVQIPVPVQTPVPVPVPLPVAASVQTPVPVPVSVPVPVPVPAPVQMSQRILQVSQSRLASLAVSHIPVVQHRPKTIPNILSHSKRPVPSSSLLPTVEAPSLQVLVPADVLSRIGAALPGQQILTLNPMTALQTTATAPESRTFSEASNRLHLPQPPQGVSAGPVLPSDQILDQAPSSSSTLCPGLSVDCGAEFGSLGVGPKTRADGGTESPTSLNEIVSVNQRTVSTAGVSYEVDHAVGGAKEQGHTHSLGLDSDNSAAIETEQGSLQGHTEMTQTGPQTGPTDGNNTGNALAPPPLLQRKVGGAKVFDPASSDRATAGERREEGVTAWRPMPRLVPLGLRGNPPS; from the exons ATGGCTAATGGAAGTTTGTCACTTGCTCTTTCAGGGTACTGTCTTGAATCATCAAACAGATGGTTAATAAGCGCTACCTCAAGTCATTTCGATGTCTGGGACCTGTTCATGGCTcgtgagaagaagaagaaaggcatGGTGCTCCATCAGGAAGGGGAACCCACCTCTGCAACAGCACCTGCAGGAAACCATCCCTCTGCATGCCTGGTTGTTCCCAAACTAGGGGAAGCAAGTGAAGGCGAGATGGAGCGAAGCACCCATGTGACCAGCGAAGAGGCAGACGGGATTGAAGCCAACATGTATCCATCGAAGGAAGGCGTCGGGACTCCTGCTGTGAAGTATCCCACCAGTTTAAATCCTCATCCAGACAACCTGTCACCTGACATCATCTGCAAAGGAATCAGAGTGACGCTGGACAACAACAGCATGTGGAATGAGTTCTTCAGATGTAAAACAGAGATGATTCTGACTAAACAAGGCAGCCGGATGTTCCCTTACTGCCGCTTTCGCATCTCCGGCTTGCAGCCATCTAAGAAGTACTGTCTAGTCATGGACATTCAACCTTTAGACAACAGTCGTTACAAGTGGACTGGCAAGAGCTGGCAGGTCGCAGGGAAAGCAGAAGGTCAAGTAAAGAGTAAACCATTCGCTCATCCAGAGTCCCCATCAGCAGGTCAACACTGGATGCAGAATCCAGTGTCCTTCtacaaactgaagctcaccAACAACATCTCAGAGCAAGAGGGGAACACCATCCTGCACCCCATGCACCGCTACTCTCCACGACTGCATGTAGTCCAAACTGACAAAGCGGCGAAAGACATAAAGCTAAATGCTCCTTGTGTTGTCACATTCAGTTTCCCTCAGACTGAGTTCATGGCAGTCACCGCTTACCAGAACTCACGTTTTGCTCAGCTCAAAGTCGACTATAACCCGTTTGCCAAAGGACTGAAGGAGGATGGCTCCAGTTCGCTGGGCCtaaaactgaaactgaactCTGGCAAAGACTTGAATAAAGCTGGAGGCACAACAACCACTGAACATCGTCCTGTGAAAGAGAGCTTGAAATGTTTGCTTGCAAACCATAAACCAAGAAGCTCAAAAGCAATGGATTCAAAACTTCCGGTGTCAAGTGACCTACAGAATTCAACCACCAGTGGAGATCGGTCGGCTGCCCAGGCTCCAGAGGAAAGTTTGTG CAGCAGTTCACAACCATCTCAGAAGTTATTTTCTGAACTTATTCGGGAGGCTCACGTTTCATTGCAACGATGTAACCTGGATCAGCTGGACACAAATCACAGCACCTGTCAGCGAGCGGAGCTAACAAACACTAAAACCACAGCTTTGGAAAGTAAAAGAGAAGATGTCTCCAAGAAAGACCAAACACCCAGCGAAACATTGTGTGTAAAGAACTGTGAAACTGGGTTACTGTCAAAGAGGAAATTCAAACAGGACAGGCACAATCTGAATTTACACCACTGCAAGGACAATGCTAGCTCGGATTATTCTGAGGTCACGAAGGTCGTTACTGTTCCAGTGGTGTCCCAGAAAACCTCTGTTGATTCAAACCACAAACCTACACCTTCATTTCCATCAGAGGTGAATATAAAGCAGCATAAACGACCGGCACCTCTACCTCTACCAGCCCTTGCTCTTTTTTTGAAGCAGCATTTGACAAAGTCTAAAAAGTCCAAGAATAGTCCAGGTCCTACTCCCCCAGTACTTTCATCCAAGTCACAGACTTCTGCTGAGGACTCTACATGTGTCCTCCCTGATCATGCCAGCAATGCTAATGTTCCCTTGAAAGATCTCACAGGCAATATAACTAAATTTAACAACCACGCCTCAGGACAAGCCATTGCAGACATTCATCCACCTGGAAAAGCAGTTAAAGCAGCTTTTCAGTCTTCTAGTCCCTCGTGTTTAGATGCTGTAGGCAATGTAGAGCCAAGGGAACCAAGGGCTGATGGTCACTTGGCCTCTATTTCAGTATTCGAAAACCCAGGCTCCAACATGGCCGTACCAGATGACAGTCCAGTGCAACCAAACTCAGATAAGCAAATGTGTACCCATGGAACATTTTCATCCTCCATTTGTTCAACTCTTGCTACATCTTCTGCATCTCCTGTGTTGTCACCGCCCCTTGACACAATGTTAATTGCCCTGAACTCACCACAAACACCACCATTCACAGAGTGTTCCACACTACCCTCGGACTCCCCCACCATAAAGGCTGATTCTTTGCTCCCTGACCCTGAATGTTCTCCTTTTGGCTTCAAGCCTTTGTCAGCTGCTACTTCTCCAGAGCCTTTAGCTCCCCTGCCTGCCTCGTTAGCGTTTGACCTGAACTCCACTACCTCTGAAACGACTCTGAGAGCAGCACCCCCTGAAGAGTTATCACTAAATGTATACTCTACTCCAACTTTATTAAAATGGCATACAGTGTTACCTACACATGAGCCGTACATAGACCCTTCATACACAACATTTCAGTCCACATCACAGCCACTTTCTTTAGGATCTATCTCATCACCTTTGTTGCCTTCTTCGACTCCCACCCACACAGAACCACAAACTCTTGAAACCTCCACATCTATGGCTCTGGATGATCCTACTTTATCATTTCAACAGAACGAACAGTTGCTGCCTTTCCCAGGAGAACTGTCCCCCCTTGCACTGCAGTTGCCACTGTCTCCAACTTTTTATTCTTTAGATGGAGATGGATTATCACCTACGCCTTCAATCGCAGACCTTGTGCATTTTTTCTCCAACGATGATGACCTTGGGATGGGGGTGGAGTTTTCAAATTCTGAGGCAGTGGCAGCTACCTGCCCACCTCCTACAATAGTAGAGGCAATTGCACATGAACCTTCTCAGATACTCCAACCTTGCCCAGCCAAGAAACCCTGCAAGAGCAAGAAGAGGTCCTGCCAACGAAAGCTTGCCGACATGGATATGGACCAGAAGGCTGATAATGCCACCTACACTAGCATGAAGCCGAacctggaggaagtggaggagcaGTTATTTATCTCATTCACATCCAAG GAGGCCCTCAAACTTCACATTGCAGACTCCCCTGAGGAAACGGCCACGCAACCTTCACACAACCAGACGACACCTGAAGGTCACCTGCCACCACCGGCCAACACAACTGAGAATG TGAATGATGACGGGACGACGTGTCGGAGTCCAGCAGAGAGTCTGGAGAAGATCAGTAGCTGTGAGAAGATTCTCCTGACGGACCTGAAgatgatgaaacacaaacaggtcatTCACCCTGTGCTGCAGGAAG TGGGTCTGAAGATGAACCTTCTGGATCCCAGTCTGGCCATAGACCTGCAGTACCTGGGAGTCTATCTGCCCATCTCCCCTGGAGCGTCTCAGGAGCCTGTGACCCTGGAACTGCCTCCATCTCAGG CGTTTGTGTCCAGAACAGGAAAAACCACCGACATCACTCAGATTAAAGGCTGGAGAGAGAAATTCACTGCGTCGGAGGCTCCGCCCACTCCTTCATCAGCCACACCTGAAG CTGGTCCCAGTTCAGATCCGCCCAAGAAGAACCTGTCGGCGTTCTGCAGCGACATGTTGGACGAGTATCTGGAGAATGAGGGGAAGCTGATTGACGAGCGAGCTGCGAGCTTCTCTCAGCCTGTGGTGGGGCCGGTGGTGTACGAGCTCCCCGCCAGGAGCACCAGCTACGTCCGAACCCTGGATAGCGTACTGAAAAAACATACTGCCAGCTCCCCCACCTCAGACCTCATATCTGGATTCATCCCCCCCTCCAAGAGATCAAAACCCTCCCTCAAAGAGACCAAGACTTCCAGcaaggagaggaaacacaaaggtCCTAAAATGATCAAACTCAGACCTGAACCGGCGGCTGCCTCAGTTTCAACACCTGAACCAAGTCCAGCTGAACCAAACCTGGACCCTAAACAGCCTCCAGTCCCGACCTCAGCAGCCCCCCCGCTATCAGAGCCCACGACAGCAGTCACTGAACCTCACAAATCCAAGAAGCACCAGAAACGAAAGCTCAGTTTCAACCGCTCAGAACTGTCGACTCTGTCCCCTCGCACCCCCACCTCCACTAGGAGAAGGAAACTCAAGCCCAAGTCCTTGTGCCAGACTCTCAGCCCCCCCGGGACCACGGCCCACCTGCCGCATGTCTCAGAGGACCTGGCTCCTCTAGAGTCGGACTCTGAGCTGGGGGCTGGTGCCGATCAGGGCAATGAGGACAGCAGACCTGTGATGACCCGAGCTCTGTTTAGACAGAAGGACCTGGAGGACGGAGTGGTGTGGGAGGGCCGACCCAGGACCAGCATCACCATTGAGCGGGCCGCCATTGCCCTGACATCACTGTTCACACTAATG GGTTTCGTCAGGGAGAATCCCACCGCTCCCGTCCAGCTGGTCCGCAGACGAGTGCCACCCTGCCTGAATGACTTCTGCAGGCTGGGCTGTATCTGCTCCAGTctgtcccactgctccaggatCAGTCACTGCGGCCGGCCTTGCTGCATGTTCGGCTGCAGCTGCCTCAAACAGAAGGTCGTCCTCCTCAAGAACCTTGATGGCTCTGACTCAAGCCCCTCCCccaaagggaagaggaggaggaggaggaggaggaggatgaagatggcTTACA TTCTAAAGGAGGCGGACAGCGTTTCCCAGCCTGCTGAGCGGGTCAGGATTCTGTGGAGGAAGGATGCTAGAGACTCAGATCCAGATCCGACATCCGTCCCAGACTTCGCATCTGTGCTCCGCAGCTCT gagaGCAGTGATAACAGCAGCTGTGCCAGGGTCAGAGGTTACataggaaagaggaagagctggaaaCAAACG GACACCAAGAAAATCATGAAGCCAAAATCTGTTCAACTGAAAGatgtgaaacagagagacctGCCCCTGATGGAAGCAAAGACCAGTGCCCCCAGTCCTCCTGCTG CAGCTCAGCCAGTTTCCCCCGTGCGGcctcagagcccccccccagaGCCGGCCCCAAAACCCTCCAAGCGTCTGATCATCATTGCCGAGTGTAAGTGGGCGATCGACACCGACCGCAACTACGTGTTGAAGAGGCTGTGTGAGGCAATGGCCCAGGACCGACTGGACCAACCTTTCTGGCTCCAGAAGTATTTCATACGTCCCACCAGTCAGAATGTGGAGGAGAGCGGCAGAGGCTGCTGCACGCAGTACATAGTCCACATCACAAGACCCACTGAAGATGGTgagaaaccagcagctccaccaaaaccacTTCGCCTGGGAAACCAGAGGACGGACAAACCACAACTACAGGAAGAG AGCCACCTGAGACAGGTGAGCGGGGGGGCAGAGCATTTGGAGGCTTGGCAGTGGGAGatcacggaggaggagaagcctcCGGAGGACTGGCAGCAGGAGCTAGAGGAAGGTGAAGTCCAGGAGGCGAAGCCTCCGGAGGACTGGCAGCAGGAGatcacggaggaggagaagcctcCGGAGGACTGGCAGCAGGAGatcacggaggaggagaagcctcCGGAGGACTGGCAGCAGGAGatcacggaggaggagaagcctcCGGAGGACTGGCAGCAGGAGatcacggaggaggagaagcctcCGGAGGACTGGCAGCAGGagatcacagaggaggagaagcctcCGGAGGACTGGCAGCAGGAgatcagggaggaggagaagcctcCAGAGGACTGGCAGCAGGAGCTAGAGGAAGGTGAAGTCCAGGAGGAGAAAGGCTCAACACTGATGGACAATTGGAGCaagaggagtggggggggaaCGAAACgaaaggaaaagaaggagatgGTCAGTTTGGCTCTGCCATTTCTAACAGGAATCTCCCCAGCTGGATTCCTCTCAGCCAGAAGAAGACAACCGGGAGGAGCCGACCACCTGGTCCAG GTCAACGGGAAACTCTATCCTCTGGCTAAGATCCAGTTAGGAAAGATGGGGGCGCTCCATCCGGCCAACCGCCTGGCGGCCTACCTGACCGGCCGGGTGGGGTCCAGCAGGAAGCAACTAGGTTCTTCTTCGTCGTCCTCCCAATCCTCTAAACCTCCTCAGACACAGAGTTCTGACCCGACCCCCCCAACTAACCTCTTGGCTTCCTCAAACATCATTGCTGCAGACTACACCCCACCCCAAACACAGCCGTCAATCACAGCAGCTACCGCCCCCCCCTCTTCCACAG TTCTCGACCAATCAGCGGGAGCACCTGAGGGGGCGAGGGCCGGGGCCGTTGCTGTGAGGTTGAACCAGAATCCTGCGGCTGGGGCAGTCTCTGTGTCACCTGTCgcttctggtcctggagtgaaGGGCCTCCTGCCCATCGGTCAGAGGATGGTCCTGCAACATGTTCACACAGCGGCAGATGGTAGGCAGTACTACCGCCTTCCAGATGGTAAGCTGGTCCAGCTTCTTCCCATCAGCAAGCCCAGAGCAGTCACCACAGCTCCACTGGTTCCCAGAG GTTGTGCTCCCCCCTCATTCCTCCCCCCTGCGACAGATCTCCCTGTTGAAATCCAACCACAGacctcactcctctcctccccctcccccctgtctGGCCTCCGGTCTTTCTCTGGGCCCCCCTGTCCCACCCCCCTTGGCCCGGGCACTGGTTTCCTGTCTCAGAAGACAAAGTGCACCTTTAAAATCCTTCCTACCAACTCCAAGAAGGAAAAGATCTTTATCAGCTGTCCTGAACTCCCCACCCGGGTGGTGACGACTCCCAGCACCTCTCTCCAGAGCTcctcccacccccccgcccccctgttgagccctctctccctcaaacTCTCCAAAGGTCAGGGGGTAGAGCTCAACAGCAAAACCGTGAAGGTGTCAGCGGACTCTGTGATTGCTGGTGGGCTGTCAGCCTTTCAGAAACCCACTACATCCCAGACCTCTACCATCTCCCTGACCCCGCCCCCTGcttcagggtcagaggtcacacctTTACCCCCATCGCACCCCATTGCTGAGCCTGAGCTGGCCTCTGACCTGGTGGACCTGGACATAATCTGCGTGGACAACGAGATGGGGCTCATTACCACAGAGACATCGGAGGTGGTGGACCTGGCAGGGTCTTCAAGTGGAGAGACGGAAAACTCGTCAGACTTTGGAGACGAAGATAACCAG cgaAAAGTTCACAATTTGCTGGAGAGGAGGCGTCGAGTGAAGATGCGTCAGATGTTTCGAGTTCTGAGGAAGGAGGTTGGACTGACCGACGACAGAACTTCAAAGATCTCCACGCTGAACAAG gcGGAGCAACTGATCCAGGAGCTGAGGTGGACGGAAGCACAtctgacagagaagaagaggaggctgatgaagaggagggaccGCTTCCTCTCAACCATCGCTCCAACAG GAAACAACATCGATAATGACATCATATTCATATCATCAAACGTACAGCTGCCGACTCTCCCAGTTCCTCCTACCACTGCCCAGTCCTCTACCAAACCTGTCCCCCTTCCTGCACCTGCACCTGTCCCTGTCCAGACACCTGTCCCTGTCCCCCTTCCTGTTGCTGCATCTGTCCAGAcacctgtccctgtccctgtccccctTCCTGTTGCTGCATCTGTCCAGATCCCTGTCCCTGTCCAGAcacctgtccctgtccctgtccccctTCCTGTTGCTGCATCTGTCCAGAcacctgtccctgtccctgtatCTGTCCCTgttcctgtccctgtccctgcaCCTGTCCAGATGTCTCAGAGGATCCTGCAGGTGTCCCAGTCCCGCCTTGCTTCTCTTGCTGTATCCCATATCCCTGTGGTTCAACACCGGCCAAAGACGATACCAAACATCTTGTCTCACAGTAAAAGACCAGTTCCTTCATCATCTCTGCTCCCGACGGTTGAGG CTCCGTCTCTTCAGGTTCTGGTACCGGCTGACGTTCTGTCTCGGATCGGTGCCGCGCTGCCAGGACAACAGATCCTGACCCTGAATCCGATGACGGCTCTGCAGACGACAGCTACAGCACCAG AATCCAGAACCTTCTCAGAGGCTTCAAACCGGCTGCACCTGCCTCAACCCCCTCAGGGGGTTTCTGCTGGACCAGTTCTCCCCTCAGACCAGATCCTAGACCAggccccatcctcctcctccaccctgtgtCCAGGACTGAGTGTTGATTGTGGGGCAGAGTTCGGTTCTCTGGGTGTGGGGCCAAAGACCAGAGCCGACGGTGGCACTGAGAGTCCGACGTCCCTCAATGAGATCGTCTCCGTCAACCAGCGGACTGTCTCCACAGCCGGGGTCTCGTATGAGGTGGACCACGCAGTGGGTGGAGCCAAGGAGCAGGGCCACACCCATAGCTTGGGGTTGGACAGTGACAACAGTGCTGCCATTGAGACAGAGCAAGGAAGTCTTCAGGGCCACACGGAGATGACGCAGACCGGACCTCAAACTGGACCAACCGATGGGAACAACACAGGTAATGccctggccccgccccctctgctgcagaggaaggtgGGAGGGGCTAAGGTGTTTGACCCTGCCAGCAGTGACAGAGCAACAGCGGGAGagcggagggaggagggagtgaCGGCCTGGAGGCCGATGCCGCGGCTGGTTCCTCTCGGGCTGAGAGGAAACCCGCCCAGCTGA